CCGCGATAATAGATGATGAATTTGTTACACTATGATAGTTGCCAAATTCTTTTGAGACAATACTATTGGCAAAAGGTATTGGAGGATCATATGTCAAATCGAAATAAAGGAATACTTCTATTACTTCTGTCTGCGCTCGGTTTCTCGTTGATGGCAGCATGTGTGAAGCTGTCGGGAGATGTGCCAACGATTCAAAAAACATTTTTCCGGAACATCGTATCCGCATTCATCGCATTCGGGTTTGTCCGGTATCATAAAGAACGACTATTTGGTAAAAAGGAGAACCAGAAGCTGTTATTGCTCCGGTCTGCACTCGGCGCGGTAGGAATCGTATTATTCTTCTATGCGATCGATCACCTCGTTTTATCCGATGCCGATATGCTGAACAAGCTGAGTCCATTTCTGACGATCATTTTCTCGGCACTATTTTTGAAGGAGCGGACACGGGTGTTTCAGGTAGTGGCAATTATCATTGCATTCATCGGAACGCTGTTCATCATCAAACCGGCCTTCTCATTTGATATCATCCCGTATCTTGCAGGCGTGTTCTCTGCCATCTTTGCGGCGGGTGCCTACACCGTACTCCGGGTATTGGGAAGCAGGGAGAAATTTTACACGGTCGTCTTTTACTTTTCATTCTTCACCACCGTCGTCCTTCTCCCGTTTGTCATCGGATTTTACGAGCCGATGAGTGTAGAGCAGTGGATTTATCTGCTGGCGGCAGGTGTGTTTGCGACAGTTGGTCAATTCGGGATCACGATTGCCTACAAGTTCGCCCCGGCAAGGGAAATTTCGATATTCTTCTACTCAACCGTCGTATATTCAGCCATGATCAGCATCCTCCTGTTCGGACAGGTTCCTGATGTATACAGCATCATCGGCTATATCATCATCTTTGCGGCTTCGTTATATATGTTCTTGAAAAATAATCAAGAGGGTAAAAAACAGGAAGCGTAAGGGAAAAACCATCCATTGTTTTTAATGGGTGGTTTTTTAAAATGAAATATTTCGGAGCGTGAAGGGTTAAGCCTGAAAAATATACGACGACCCGCTTTGACGGGGCATCGCCAATCTATCACATCTACAATTCCAATCCCTTTCCTTTCACCACCCATTCCTTTATCCTTAAACCATACATTCTGACTAAATGAGGGTTTAATATGAAAACAATACATAGCGATGTGATCCAGTTCCGCGGATCTCATTACGATTTCGGTTATATGCAGGGAGAGAGGATAAAGGATTCTGTGACGGTGCGGAATCGGGAGAATCAGTGGAAGGTGAGGAAGCCACGTTTCTCCATCTCAGTGGAGGAAACGAATGAAGCGATCAAGAGGTTTGCGCCGGGTATCTGGGATGAACTTCTCGGTTTGCAGGAGGCCCTTCAATGGCCGATGGAAAGGGTGCTGCAGGAGTTTGGCGGCTATCGGGTCGATTATGTGAAGTCGGGCTGTTCGATCATGACAGGTGAGGATTATTTGATCAGGAATTACGATTATCATCCGAAAACATATGAAGGAAGATATACGTTTTATCAGCCGACCGACGGAGGCTACAGCATCATCGGGCCGAGTCAGCGGGTAACCGGACGGATGGACGGGATGAACGAAAAGGGTCTTGCGGTCGGATATAATTTCATGCACAGGAAGAACCCGGGTGACGGGTTCATCTGCTGTATGATCGGGCGGCTGATTTTGGAATCATGCGGGGATGTGTCTGAGGCCGTTTCGATGCTGAAAGAGATTCCTCACAGACACTCTTTCAGCTATGTTGTGTATGACAGGAGCGGGGAAACGTTCATTGTCGAAACGTCCCCACGTGGCGTGGAGGTCCGTCAATCCCATGCGTGTACGAATCACTTTGAAGTGATGACACATGAAAACAGGCATCATCTTGTTGATTCGAAACGAAGATTGAGCATCATCGAAGAATATGGACAGGCTGATGCCCATCAAGCTTTCCGGTTGATGAACGACAGGGATAAGGGGATCTTCTCCGAATTATACGGAAGCTGGGCAGGGACGATCCACACATCGGCATATTTTCCTAAAGAACTGAAAGCCTGGTTCTCCCTCGGCGGAGACAGGCAGCCGGTTGTGTTTGATTTTGCCCAGTGGCTGAACGGGAAAGATAGCGATCGTGAGAAGATTGTCGGGGAAGTCGAGACCGATATTCCCTTTGTCCATATGGATGAGGGTGCGGATTGGTTTACGAATAAGTAGGTAGCTTCAGGGTAAAACCTGAGGCTCTTTTTTTTGGAAAAACCTTCGAGGTTATCATGCTATTTAACTAGAAATATTTTCTGTATTTTTCCTTATTTATAAGTCTTTTAGGTGATTTTACGGTATTTTGCAATAGTGACAAAATAGTCACATAGTTTTTGATTTTCGAATCAGTATAATAGAACTAGTAAGGTTTTTTGTTGGAGGAATGCGAATGAATTATCAGAAGAGGATTTGGCTTGAGAGGTTGAGAAAGTTAAAGGGTTATAGCCAAGAAGACATTGCGGCTTTCATTCATATTGACAGATCCTACTATTCAAAGATTGAAAATGGTGTCAGGGTACCGAGCAGAAAGCTGGCAGAGAATCTGGCAGAATTATTGAGTTTCCATGTGTCCATCTTCGAAATAGAGGATAGTCCGTTTTATTTTGCCCTGCAGGACTCCCCCATGGTCATCGCCCATTTTGACTTAGAACTTAGATACACATGGATATTCAATCCCCATCAGGACGTTGACCCTGATTTTATGATAGGTAAGCGGGATGCGGAAATAGAGGATAATGCGGGGACGAGGGCTTTGATGGAGATGAAGCAAGAAGTCATCAACATCCGTCAATCTCTAAGAAAAAAAATTTCCTTAACCGTAGCGGATGCCACATTCGAGTATGACATCACTTGTCATCCGTTGTTTAATCATAAAGGAGAGCTGATCGGTGGAAGTTCGGCTTCCATTCAACTGCTTCAAGAAGAGATATCAGATACCAATCATGAAATTCACTCCTGACAGATCGTACGAAAGATAGGGGCGTTCATATGGATAGTTCTATACTGACCAATTTACTGTTAAATTTCCTATTCATTATAATAGGACTGTTATTTCTCGCCCTTTATTATGATTTCACGAAGAAGCCGCCCGCTAAAGGAATCGTGATCCTGACTTCAGCCATCACGATTCTGCTGTGTGTGCTGTTCAGCATTAAATTGACCAACGGTGTGTACATAGATTTAAGGATGATCCCGTTTTTCCTAAGCAGTTTATACTTCGGTCCTGTTGTCTCGTTTGTGTTGATGATCGCCATCATCGGATTCCGGTACTTGATACTCGGCGGTGAACTCATTTATTTGGTTATGTTAAATTATGCGGTGGCATTTATGATTTTATGGTTATTTTCCAAAAGGTTTCAACGGGCTGACCGAAATGAAAAATTGATGTTCATGGTGATGGTTTGTGCAAGTATGACAACATTGAACCTGGCATTGGGCTCGATTCATCAGGCGGAGATTACGGTCGATGAGTGGGTGTATCTTGTGCTCATCCCGTTAACGGCAGGAATTATCAGTGTCCTTGTTGCAGAAATGATGCGGAAGTTAATGGTGATGAAAAGAAAGGTCAATCAAGAAGAAAAACTTCAGGTTGTAAGTCGACTGGCAGCGAGCATATCCCATGAAATACGGAATCCCCTGACCACCTCGAAAGGGTTCTTGCAGCTAATGAAGGAAGAAAAGAATGAAGAGATGCAGAGGGAATTTGTGGATTTGTCGTTAAGCGGGATTGAACAGGCTACAAATGTTATCGAAGAATACCTGACCTTTACCCGCTCTTCTCCTGAAGAACAAGAGCGGATCGATGTGAGGCAAGCCATTGTTGAGCTCTTCGAAAATTTACGGCCGCTGTCACCGCACATTTCATTTCACTCTCAGCTTATGGAAGGCATCTATGTAGATGGCCATCCCCACAGTTTCCGAAAATGCATGGGGAATATTATGAGAAATGCAATTGAGGCAATGCCCCGTGGTGGCGAGTTGACTGTCAATATGACAATGGAGAAAAACTTGACCATTGCCATTTCTGATTCCGGCTGGGGCATGACGAAGGAACAAATCGCCCGTTTCGGTGAACCGTTTTTCTCCACTAAAGATGAGGGAACGGGTCTTGGAGTAATGGCAGCAAACATCATCGTACATTCCATGGAGGGAAATATCCGGGTGAAAAGTGAACTGAATAAAGGGACAACTGTATATATTGAATTGCAGGCTCACGTCTGACCAATCAAAAAGAAGGAATCTGGATTCGTGTCCAGATTCCTTCTTTTATTATACAAACTTCACGATATCTTCATAAGGTCGTCGTGATTTTGGTGCAGGATCCTTGACCCGGTAACCGAATGCGACCATGACGGAAATACTGAAGCTTCCGTTTTCGAGTAAGCCTTCCCCGTCCAACAGCTCATTCATCTTTTCGATATCAAAGCCTTCGATCGGGCAGGAATCGATGCCGATCTGGGCAGCGGCGGTCATCATGTTACCGAGGGCGATATAGGTCTGCTTTCCGGCCCAATCGTATAGTGGACGCTCCCCTTCCAGCAGATCGAAATCTTCTTTCTGGAACTGTTCGATTCTTTCCAGGTATTTCTTCATATGCTCTTCCGGCAGGTTTTTTACCCTTTTAAAATGATCCTGCAAGTAGTCGGAATCGTATTTCGTATCTTTCTTTGTCCGTGCGAGGATGACGACGAAATGACTCGCTTCAGGAAGCTTTCCGTATGCACCCCAGGCAGCCTGTTTGATTTTCTCCCGCAATGCAGGACTCTGGATAACGACAAACCTCCAAGGTTCAAATCCGAAGGAACTCGGTGACAGGCGTGCCGTCTCCATGATGAAATGAAAATCCTCATCGGTTACTTTCTTGTCTGGATCGAACTCCTTTGTCGCATGTCTGAAATGATAAGCATCTAAAATGTCCTGCTTGCGTTTTTCTTTGTCGGCCATCGACCATTCACTCCTTATCCATTGATTTCAACATACTTAACGTACCACAAAACCTGGAAGATAATCATGTTCTGCATCTCGGGAATCTCTCTTTTGACAGAACTCTATGAAGATATAAAACTTTGATTGACATTTCGGTGGGGAAGGGAATAAGATGAACATATAATTTGCGTATAGGAAACTTTTTAACATAAAGACAATATACTTTACCGGAGGAATGAAACATGTCCGAAGTCAAGACAATGCTTCTTTCAGAGTGCAAGCCAGGGGAACGGGTCCTTATTACATCATTATCATTAGAAGGTACGATGAGGAGAAGATTATTGGATTTAGGCTTTGTGAAAGGGTCAGAAGTATACGTGATCCAGAAAAGCCCGCTTGGCGATCCGATGGCATTTCGTGTAAGTGATACGACGATCGCCCTCAGAAAAGAAGAAAGCTCAAAGATTCATGTACAGAAACTTGGAGGTGTGTGACATGAGCTCATACAGAATTGCGCTTGCCGGCAATCCGAATACCGGAAAAAGCACCTTGTTCAACCTGTTGACGGGATTGCGCCAGCATACAGGGAACTGGCCGGGGAAGACGGTCATCCATGCGGAAGGTGAATTCAGGCATCTTGATACGGATTTCACCATCATCGATCTGCCTGGTACGTATTCCCTCTATTCCAATTCAGCCGATGAAGAAGTAGCCAGGGATTATATCATTTTTGATAAACCGGATGTGACACTCGTCGTACTGGATGCGACTTCACTCGAGAGAAACATGAACCTTGCCCTTCAAGTGATGGAAATGACAGACCGGGTGATCGTATGCCTGAACTTGATCGATGAAGCGAAGAAAAAGGGCATCGAAGTGGACAGTGATCTTCTCAGCAAAAAGCTCGGCGTCCCTGTTTTGAAAACCTCAGCGAGAAACAAGACAGGCATCAAGGAACTGCTCGATACCGTCCACGAAATGGCCAAGGGGAATATAAAGACGAATCCGTATCGCATGACCTACTCAGACGAAATCGAAGCGAAAATCGAAGAACTCGCTCCTAAAGTGAGGGGGATGATCGGCGACGAATTCCCGGTCCGCTGGATTTCCTTACGGCTGCTGGATGGAGATGAAAGCATCCTGCATTCGTTGAATAACCATTTTAAAAAGGAACGAACGAAGGGAGGCTACTCCAATGTCTCAATCAATGCAACCACCTGAGGGGGATCAGGCACTCGTTCATTTATTCAATCATGCCAAAGGGATGTCGAGTGCCAATCTCCGGGATGAGATCGTGGAAAACATCTACTCTACAAGCAGGGGGATCTGCAGGGAAGCTGTCACCTACAAAAGCAAGGAACGTATCCACTCAGAAAAACTCGATAAAGTGCTGACTTCCCCGATCTGGGGATTCCCGATCATGCTTGCCATGCTCGGAGCCGTCTTCTACCTGACGATAGCAGGTGCGAACGTTCCGTCAGGCATGCTTGCAGAAAGCTTCGCATGGATGGAGGGCAAGCTGACACTGCTCTTTACCGCCATGAACGCACCGGAGTGGCTCCATGGCATCCTTGTCCTTGGCTTCTTCCGTGGAACCGGCTGGGTGATCAGCGTCATGCTCCCGCCGATGGCCATATTCTTCCCGGCGTTTGCACTCCTTGAAAATTACGGATATTTACCAAGGGTCGCATTCAACATGGACCGCCTGTTCAAAAAAGCGGGAGGTCACGGCAAGCAGTCACTGACGATGGCAATGGGGTTCGGCTGTAACGCAGCAGCAATCATGTCGACCCGGATCATCGAATCACCCAGAGAACGTATGCTTGCGATTCTGACGAATAACTTTGTTCCGTGCAATGGACGGTGGCCGACGCTCATCCTCCTTGCGTCACTGTTTATGGCAGCAGGATACGCAGGCGGGATCGCCTCACTCGTGACGGCAGCAACCGTCATGTCGATGGTGCTGATCGGAATCGTCGTGACCATCACCGTTTCATGGATCCTTTCCAAAACGGCACTTAAAGGAGTCCCGACCCACTATACGCTGGAACTGCCGCCATACCGTCGCCCTAAAATATGGAACACAGTGCTGCGCTCAAGCATCGACAAATCATGGTATGTACTAAAAAGAGCCGTGATCGTTGCAGCACCGGCGTCGATCATCACATGGATCATCGCCAATATTTACATCGGTGACACGAGCATCCTGATGCATTTCGTCAACTTCCTGGATCCATTCGGTCAGGCGCTTGGCATGGACGGCTTCATCATGGCAGCCTTCATCATCGGGCTTCCTGCCAATGAAATCGTCGTCCCGATCCTGATCATGGCCTACTTGTCACAGGGTGCGATGCTCGAACTTGATGACCTGACAGAATTGAAGGCAGTATTCGTCAGCCACGGCTGGACCTGGCTGACGGCCCTGAATATGATGCTCTTTTCACTGCTCCATTTCCCATGTGGAACGACACTTGTGAATATATACAAAGAAACCAAAAGCAAGAAATGGACGTTCCTCGCATTTGCGATTCCGACCGCGATTGCCATCGGCGTCACCTTCCTGGTCGCAACGATCGTCAAAGCGATGGGCTGGGTATAAAATCTATGAAAGCAAATCCTCTCTCCGACGAGGATTTGCTTTTTATATTCTCACTGAAAGAAACAGTGAAAAATGATACGATAATAAAAGATAAACCCACAAGGAGTCAAAAATGAAAGAATACTACTACGATAAATTATTGAATATCAAAACCGCACAGCAGCAAAAGGGGTTCCACCAATCCCTCCACTACCACCGCTATGAACCCACACCCTACGCTGCGCTCGAACAACTATTCCAACAATACGAGCTGAGCAGCACCGACAGCATCGTCGACTTCGGGTGCGGAAAAGGACGCCTGAATTTCTTCATCCACCACCAATTCCAATCCGGGGTCGTCGGTGTCGAAATGAATGAAGGATTCTACGAAGACGCCATGAAAAATCTCGCAAGCTATCAACAAAAAACAAAAGTGAGAGAAGGGACACTCACATTCCAACACTGCCTGGCAGAAGAGTATCTCATACAGAAACAGGACAACCGCTTCTACTTCTTCAATCCCTTTTCCCTTCAAATCTTCATGAAAGTCGTCAACAACATCCTCCAATCGGTGGAAACCTTCCCCCGGGACATTGAAATCCTGCTGTACTACAGCTCGGATGAATACGTTCATTACATGGAGGATCACCCGTTATTTCAATTGAGAAAAGAGATCGATCTGACAGGGGAGTATGAGAAGAATGAGTATGAGCGGTTTTTGGTGTATGGGTTGGGGTATTGACTGAGGTTTGTCAGTTTGTTGAATTGTCGGGGTTATTTGTCAGTTGAAAAACGGACTTTAGTTGTCTGTTAAAAAGACGAATACTTTTGTCTGTTAAATATTCCGGTTTATTTGTCAGGCAAATAGCGGGTGAGATTTAACAGGCAAAATCCGTTTGGGATTTAATAGTCAAAACAATCAATGGAATCAACATTTATTTCTGGCAAAATCAGCAGTTGTTTGTGTTTTATGTGCCGTCTAACATTGGGTATATTAGTGAAATTAAAGTTTATGTATTATTAAATCTTATTGAAATTTAATTTCGTCATCGCATATAATCATAGTGAATTAAAAGCCTTTTCATGACATATCTTTGGGAGGTGACCATGAAGGAGTTTCAGGTTCTAAAACACATCAAGGGTCAAATGGTCAACTATACTCCGTCTGAAATGGCGGTTGCTCAGTACGTGTTGGAGTATCCGGAGAAAGTGATGGAGATGACGACCAAGCAGCTGTCACAGGCATGCGGCAGCAGTGAGGCAGCCATCATCCGGTTCTGCAAACGGATCGGTATCAACAGTTTCAGCGGCTTGAAGATCGAGCTTGCGAAAAGCACGAACGGCGAAGAAATGCCGGGGCATGACATCAATACGCTTCTTCATTTTGAAGACGATCTTGAAACCGTCTTTAACAAAGTGCTCGTCAACACCCATCAGGCAATTAAAAATACGGAAAAGCTTTTTTCCATCTCTGAACTTGATCGTGCCGTCGAGGCGTTTCATCAAGCGGAGAGGGTTTATCTGTACGGGGTGGGCGGTTCAGCAATCGTCGCCGAGGATTTTACCCAGAAGTTGCTGCGGCTTAATTATCTGGCGTTTCAAGCGAGTGACAGCCATGTGCAAATGATGATGGCGGCCAATATGACCGAGCGTGACGTCCTGTTCGTCGTCTCTACTTCTGGTCAGACGAAGGAAATATTGAAGCTGATGAATGTCGCCGGGGAAAAGGGGGCGACCATCGTTCTGTTAACACAGCATGGCAAATCACCTGCACGGAAGCTTGCCGACATCGTGTTGACGATTTCAGAAGAAGAACACAATATCCGGATCGGGACGATGACGGCAAGGATTGCTCAACTCGTCGTAATCGATGCGCTGTTCGTCGCTTTATGCATGAAAAAAGGACATGGTGTCTACGAGCAAATCATTCATACACACGAAGTCGTTCAACGATTGAAAGAGAAGGAATAAGGGATTGAGTATTATTCGCATGCTCAGGGAGCTTCTCTGAGGAAGAAGTGGATAGGTTTTTACAATTATATTTGTAAGTTGGTGATATATTGGTGGAAGTCGATAATAAATCGGAAGAAGTCGATAATATAATGGGAAAGTCAATAATATTTCGGCCGAACCCGATAATATATTGTCCAAAGTCGATAATATATCTATTGGGCCCGATCATAACTCATGAAAAATGGTATAAAAGCAGGCGCGAGGGTTCCAAAATGGGCTCATGTGGGTTGTTTATTTTCAAATTGATCTTACTTATTTTCAAAAATAGCGTATTATTTTCAAAACCGGCCAACTTATTTTCAAAAACAGCAATATATTTTCAAAACCAGAAACTTAAGCCTAAAACCTACCACTGCCATAACCAAACAAAGAGCGTTCCCAAAAAGGGACGCTCTTTCTATTCACCTAACCCTTACCGCACGCGCATCCATACTTACAACGCCGGCTGCGATTAAATCTATATATTTGTGTAAATAAAAAGGGCCTTTTAATTCCCATGATACAATGTTTTCGACCAAGAAAATCTGTATATGGAAGAATTAAAAATGACCCAACTTAATCTTACTTTAAATATCGAAGAATTAAAAGACCAGGTAGCTAACTCTGACCTAGATGCCCTTGTTAAATCTTCCCTCGTTTTAGATATAAAACATTCTTACTAAGAGAGGGATGTAACACACCCCTTTTTGTCCAAACTTATTAAAAAGAAATTGACCCTGCAGTGCACCACATAGTTTAAAATGCAATTGTGAGGTGATCAGGTGTACAAGGTAAGTGAGTTTTCAAAAATGACCGGACTCAGCAAGGAAACGCTCCGTTATTATGCAGACATCAAGCTGCTGGAGCCGGTCTATA
The nucleotide sequence above comes from Bacillus sp. KH172YL63. Encoded proteins:
- a CDS encoding MurR/RpiR family transcriptional regulator, producing MKEFQVLKHIKGQMVNYTPSEMAVAQYVLEYPEKVMEMTTKQLSQACGSSEAAIIRFCKRIGINSFSGLKIELAKSTNGEEMPGHDINTLLHFEDDLETVFNKVLVNTHQAIKNTEKLFSISELDRAVEAFHQAERVYLYGVGGSAIVAEDFTQKLLRLNYLAFQASDSHVQMMMAANMTERDVLFVVSTSGQTKEILKLMNVAGEKGATIVLLTQHGKSPARKLADIVLTISEEEHNIRIGTMTARIAQLVVIDALFVALCMKKGHGVYEQIIHTHEVVQRLKEKE
- a CDS encoding FeoA family protein — encoded protein: MSEVKTMLLSECKPGERVLITSLSLEGTMRRRLLDLGFVKGSEVYVIQKSPLGDPMAFRVSDTTIALRKEESSKIHVQKLGGV
- a CDS encoding DMT family transporter → MSNRNKGILLLLLSALGFSLMAACVKLSGDVPTIQKTFFRNIVSAFIAFGFVRYHKERLFGKKENQKLLLLRSALGAVGIVLFFYAIDHLVLSDADMLNKLSPFLTIIFSALFLKERTRVFQVVAIIIAFIGTLFIIKPAFSFDIIPYLAGVFSAIFAAGAYTVLRVLGSREKFYTVVFYFSFFTTVVLLPFVIGFYEPMSVEQWIYLLAAGVFATVGQFGITIAYKFAPAREISIFFYSTVVYSAMISILLFGQVPDVYSIIGYIIIFAASLYMFLKNNQEGKKQEA
- a CDS encoding NAD(P)H-dependent oxidoreductase: MADKEKRKQDILDAYHFRHATKEFDPDKKVTDEDFHFIMETARLSPSSFGFEPWRFVVIQSPALREKIKQAAWGAYGKLPEASHFVVILARTKKDTKYDSDYLQDHFKRVKNLPEEHMKKYLERIEQFQKEDFDLLEGERPLYDWAGKQTYIALGNMMTAAAQIGIDSCPIEGFDIEKMNELLDGEGLLENGSFSISVMVAFGYRVKDPAPKSRRPYEDIVKFV
- a CDS encoding methyltransferase, whose translation is MKEYYYDKLLNIKTAQQQKGFHQSLHYHRYEPTPYAALEQLFQQYELSSTDSIVDFGCGKGRLNFFIHHQFQSGVVGVEMNEGFYEDAMKNLASYQQKTKVREGTLTFQHCLAEEYLIQKQDNRFYFFNPFSLQIFMKVVNNILQSVETFPRDIEILLYYSSDEYVHYMEDHPLFQLRKEIDLTGEYEKNEYERFLVYGLGY
- a CDS encoding ATP-binding protein yields the protein MDSSILTNLLLNFLFIIIGLLFLALYYDFTKKPPAKGIVILTSAITILLCVLFSIKLTNGVYIDLRMIPFFLSSLYFGPVVSFVLMIAIIGFRYLILGGELIYLVMLNYAVAFMILWLFSKRFQRADRNEKLMFMVMVCASMTTLNLALGSIHQAEITVDEWVYLVLIPLTAGIISVLVAEMMRKLMVMKRKVNQEEKLQVVSRLAASISHEIRNPLTTSKGFLQLMKEEKNEEMQREFVDLSLSGIEQATNVIEEYLTFTRSSPEEQERIDVRQAIVELFENLRPLSPHISFHSQLMEGIYVDGHPHSFRKCMGNIMRNAIEAMPRGGELTVNMTMEKNLTIAISDSGWGMTKEQIARFGEPFFSTKDEGTGLGVMAANIIVHSMEGNIRVKSELNKGTTVYIELQAHV
- a CDS encoding helix-turn-helix domain-containing protein; protein product: MNYQKRIWLERLRKLKGYSQEDIAAFIHIDRSYYSKIENGVRVPSRKLAENLAELLSFHVSIFEIEDSPFYFALQDSPMVIAHFDLELRYTWIFNPHQDVDPDFMIGKRDAEIEDNAGTRALMEMKQEVINIRQSLRKKISLTVADATFEYDITCHPLFNHKGELIGGSSASIQLLQEEISDTNHEIHS
- a CDS encoding FeoB small GTPase domain-containing protein; this translates as MSSYRIALAGNPNTGKSTLFNLLTGLRQHTGNWPGKTVIHAEGEFRHLDTDFTIIDLPGTYSLYSNSADEEVARDYIIFDKPDVTLVVLDATSLERNMNLALQVMEMTDRVIVCLNLIDEAKKKGIEVDSDLLSKKLGVPVLKTSARNKTGIKELLDTVHEMAKGNIKTNPYRMTYSDEIEAKIEELAPKVRGMIGDEFPVRWISLRLLDGDESILHSLNNHFKKERTKGGYSNVSINATT
- a CDS encoding C45 family autoproteolytic acyltransferase/hydolase, translated to MKTIHSDVIQFRGSHYDFGYMQGERIKDSVTVRNRENQWKVRKPRFSISVEETNEAIKRFAPGIWDELLGLQEALQWPMERVLQEFGGYRVDYVKSGCSIMTGEDYLIRNYDYHPKTYEGRYTFYQPTDGGYSIIGPSQRVTGRMDGMNEKGLAVGYNFMHRKNPGDGFICCMIGRLILESCGDVSEAVSMLKEIPHRHSFSYVVYDRSGETFIVETSPRGVEVRQSHACTNHFEVMTHENRHHLVDSKRRLSIIEEYGQADAHQAFRLMNDRDKGIFSELYGSWAGTIHTSAYFPKELKAWFSLGGDRQPVVFDFAQWLNGKDSDREKIVGEVETDIPFVHMDEGADWFTNK
- a CDS encoding nucleoside recognition domain-containing protein, whose translation is MSSANLRDEIVENIYSTSRGICREAVTYKSKERIHSEKLDKVLTSPIWGFPIMLAMLGAVFYLTIAGANVPSGMLAESFAWMEGKLTLLFTAMNAPEWLHGILVLGFFRGTGWVISVMLPPMAIFFPAFALLENYGYLPRVAFNMDRLFKKAGGHGKQSLTMAMGFGCNAAAIMSTRIIESPRERMLAILTNNFVPCNGRWPTLILLASLFMAAGYAGGIASLVTAATVMSMVLIGIVVTITVSWILSKTALKGVPTHYTLELPPYRRPKIWNTVLRSSIDKSWYVLKRAVIVAAPASIITWIIANIYIGDTSILMHFVNFLDPFGQALGMDGFIMAAFIIGLPANEIVVPILIMAYLSQGAMLELDDLTELKAVFVSHGWTWLTALNMMLFSLLHFPCGTTLVNIYKETKSKKWTFLAFAIPTAIAIGVTFLVATIVKAMGWV